In Gossypium raimondii isolate GPD5lz chromosome 12, ASM2569854v1, whole genome shotgun sequence, a single window of DNA contains:
- the LOC105764053 gene encoding receptor-like serine/threonine-protein kinase ALE2, with amino-acid sequence MSSFVLSNPSGALGNICSFFVKAVVVVSCAISVASADFSNNLRRAPVQSPTRAREGAPAVSGLPLPSNLPLIHRSHRRHFSPHGAPTLIAPAQPPLYGPLITVRHPPTIPHLSKPSMKSASMPPGANLPNIAPTQISPGEIPSGLAQPPLSPEVSNCCKRNSILKRGSHGCHCVYPIKLDLLLLNVSQNANWRAFLTELSSQLHLLPTQIQIINFYSLSLSRLNISMDITPHTGISFSALDASKINSSLVMHRVRFDPNIVGDFEVLNFTWFEAPAPSPAPVVLPEPVAAPAHKSSNAKSPSPSNKGKHSDLILVFGISAGILVFAIVSVLIICSCTFREGKAKPKASPTEPVKPRTADVVAQAGSLPHPSSTRFLQYEELKEATNNFAPASILGEGGFGRVFKGVLSDGTAVAIKRLTSGGPQGDKEFLVEVEMLSRLHHRNLVKLVGYYSSRDASQNLLCYELVPNGSLEAWLHGPLGVNCPLDWDTRMKIALDAARGLAYLHEDSQPCVIHRDFKASNILLENNFHAKVADFGLAKQAPEGRTNYLSTRVMGTFGYVAPEYAMTGHLLVKSDVYSYGVVLLELLTGRTPVDMSQPSGQENLVTWARPILRDKDRLEELADPRLGGKYPKEDFVRVCTIAAACVAPEASQRPTMGEVVQSLKMVQRVTEYQDSMLTNSNNRPNQRQSSTTFESDETSSMFSSGPYSGLSVFDNDNISRTAVPSEDLHEGR; translated from the exons ATGTCGAGTTTTGTTCTTTCGAATCCCAGTG gAGCATTGGGAAACATCTGTTCGTTTTTTGTGAAAGCTGTAGTTGTTGTGAGTTGTGCAATTTCCGTTGCCAGTGCTGATTTTTCGAATAATCTGCGCCGAGCACCAGTACAATCTCCCACTAGAGCTCGTGAGGGTGCACCAGCTGTTTCTGGTCTTCCCTTACCTTCCAATCTGCCATTGATCCATAGATCACACCGAAGACATTTTTCACCTCATGGTGCACCAACACTTATAGCACCAGCCCAACCTCCTCTTTATGGTCCACTTATAACGGTCCGTCACCCTCCTACCATCCCACACTTGTCGAAACCATCAATGAAGAGTGCCTCGATGCCTCCTGGTGCAAACTTGCCAAATATTGCCCCTACACAGATCAGTCCTGGGGAAATTCCTTCTGGTTTGGCTCAACCACCATTATCTCCTGAAGTGTCTA ATTGTTGCAAAcgaaattcaattttgaaacgAGGGAGTCATGGTTGCCATTGTGTGTATCCCATAAAGCTCGACCTTCTCCTTTTAAATGTCTCACAAAACGCGAATTGGCGTGCTTTTCTAACCGAATTATCTTCTCAGCTTCATTTGCTGCCTACTCAAATTCagattatcaatttttattcGCTCAGTTTATCTAGATTAAATATCTCCATGGATATTACTCCACACACAGGGATCAGTTTCTCTGCTCTTGATGCATCTAAAATAAACTCTTCACTTGTGATGCATAGGGTTCGGTTTGACCCAAATATAGTTGGAGATTTCGAGGTCCTTAATTTTACATGGTTTGAAGCTCCAGCACCTTCCCCAG CACCTGTCGTACTTCCTGAACCAGTAGCTGCACCGGCACATAAATCCTCCAATGCTAAATCACCAAGCCCTTCAAACAAGGGGAAGCAttcggatttgattcttgtctTTGGTATATCTGCTGGCATACTGGTTTTTGCTATAGTATCTGTGCTCATAATTTGTTCATGTACATTCCGTGAGGGAAAGGCTAAGCCTAAAGCATCTCCTACAGAACCTG TAAAGCCAAGGACTGCTGATGTGGTTGCACAAGCAGGGTCTCTTCCCCACCCAAGCAGTACAAGGTTTTTACAGTATGAAGAACTTAAAGAAGCAACAAACAACTTTGCACCTGCGAGCATACTAGGGGAGGGTGGATTTGGCAGAGTTTTCAAGGGTGTTTTAAGTGATGGTACAGCTGTAGCTATTAAAAGGCTTACCAGTGGAGGGCCTCAAGGAGATAAAGAGTTTTTAGTTGAAGTTGAGATGCTTAGCAGGTTGCATCATCGTAATCTTGTGAAGCTTGTAGGTTACTATAGCAGTCGCGATGCTTCACAAAACCTGCTTTGTTATGAGCTTGTCCCAAATGGAAGCTTAGAAGCATGGCTCCATG GCCCCTTGGGAGTAAATTGTCCACTGGACTGGGACACCAGAATGAAGATTGCCCTTGATGCTGCAAGAGGACTAGCATACCTGCATGAGGACTCCCAGCCGTGTGTCATCCACAGAGATTTCAAAGCATCCAACATATTACTTGAGAACAACTTTCATGCTAAAGTTGCTGATTTTGGCCTTGCGAAACAAGCACCTGAAGGCAGAACAAATTACCTGTCCACTCGTGTAATGGGCACATTTGG GTATGTAGCTCCTGAGTATGCTATGACCGGACATCTACTGGTAAAAAGTGATGTTTACAGCTATGGAGTTGTACTGCTTGAGTTACTCACTGGAAGGACGCCTGTAGATATGTCACAACCATCAGGACAGGAGAACCTTGTCACTTGG GCAAGGCCAATCCTGAGAGACAAGGATCGGTTGGAGGAGCTTGCCGATCCAAGGCTTGGAGGGAAATACCCGAAGGAAGATTTCGTACGAGTTTGCACAATTGCAGCTGCTTGTGTTGCTCCGGAAGCGAGCCAAAGGCCCACAATGGGTGAAGTAGTACAGTCTTTAAAAATGGTGCAGCGTGTTACGGAATATCAAGATTCCATGTTAACCAATTCAAACAACCGGCCCAACCAGAGGCAGTCTTCTACTACTTTTGAGTCAGACGAGACATCATCAATGTTCTCTTCTGGTCCTTACTCTGGCTTAAGCGTTTTCGACAATGACAATATCTCAAGGACTGCAGTTCCCTCAGAAGATCTTCATGAAGGACGATGA